In the genome of Corynebacterium glucuronolyticum DSM 44120, the window GATCTGGCTGCTCTTCGCGAGCACGATGCAATCCTGCTTGGTGCGGTTGGTGCGCCTGGCGAGGTTGCCCCCGGTGTGCTGGAGCGCGGACTGCTGTTAAAACTCCGTTTCGAGCTGGATCATTTCGTCAACCTGCGCCCGGCGAAGCTATATCCCACGTCCCCCAGCCCGCTGAAGGATCCCGGTGAGATCGATTTCGTTGTCGTCCGCGAGGGAACGGAGGGCCTGTACTGCGGCAACGGCGGCACGCTTCGCCACAGAACCCCGCACGAGGTGGCCTCCGAGGTATCGCAGAATACGCGCTATGGCGTTGAACGCGTCGTGCGCGATGCCTTTGAACGGGCAATGAAGCGCCGTAAAAAGCTGACGCTTGTGCACAAAATGAACGTGCTTGTTAATGCTGGCGGTCTGTGGAAGCGCACTGTCGATGAGGTTGCCAAGGAGTACCCCGAGGTGGAAGTGGACTACAACCACATCGATGCCGCCACAATCTACATGGTGACCAACCCGGAGCGCTACGACGTCATCGTGACCGACAACCTCTTTGGCGATATCCTCACCGATTTGGCTGGTGCCATCACAGGAGGCATTGGTCTAGCAGCGTCAGGCAACATCGATGCGACTCGCACGAATCCGTCCATGTTCGAGCCCGTTCACGGATCCGCGCCGGACATTGCAGGAAAGGGGATCGCCGACCCGCGCGCTGCCATCCTTTCTGTGGCGATGCTCCTTGAGCATCTTGGCGATGACGAGAATGCTCAGCGCGTCCGCGATGCCGTTGCCCATGACGTGGAGACACGCCCGGCGGGCGAGGTCAAGACCGCAGAAGTAGGGGATACGATCGCCGCAGCTCTCGCCTAGAGCCTGAACAACGTGCCCAGCTTCTTCTCGTTGGAAGACGCTGGGCTTTCTTGTTGTAGGTATAGTTTCCAATATGCGTTTTGCTCGAATTGCAACAAAAGAATCTATGAGCTTCTCCACCGTCGACGGTGAAGAGCAGAACCTGACGTTCCGTGCGATCGCCGGCCACCCCTTTGAGGAGCCGGAATACACAGGTAAGGAATTTCGCCCGGACGAGGTGAAGCTCCTCGCCCCGATGCTTCCCTCAAAGATCGTGCTTATCGAGGATAATCACGGTGATGGGGAGCCGAATTTCTTACTTAAGCCCCCGACTGCAGTTATCGGTCCGGGTGCCCCCATTAGGATTCCCGCAGCTGCCATGGGTGCGGCTTTTGAAGGCCAATTGGCACTCGTCATCGGGAAGCCGTGCAAGGACGTCGCTGCCGCAGACTGGCGCTCGGCAGTCTTTGGCGCCACGATTCTCAATGATGTCTCGGCTGTCGGCCTCGATACCCCCGGCGAACAGGCTGTTCGTGCGCGCGCATTCGACACCTTCTGCCCGGTCGGCCCGTGGATTGATACGGATCTCGAGTCACTCAACGTGGAGGACACCGAGGTCATCGGCCACGTGACCCGCGGTGAGGAAAAGACCACCTATGAAGAGGCGTCGACAAGCTCAATCGTGTGGAGCTTCGGTGAGATGATCGAATACGTCTCCCACACCATGACCCTTCTGCCGGGTGACATTATCGCCACCGGGCTGCCGGTGAAGCAGCACCAGCTCGCAGCAGGAGACACTGTCACTATTGAGGTAGAAGGCCTGGGGCAGCTGCGAAACCGAGTGCTCTAGAAAATCCTCAGGTTTGATAAAACCTGGTGATCGCAGGTAAGCGCTGGTGAATCGCGGACTGCTTGGTGATCTGCGGTACACCCTGGTGGGGCCGGGTAAACTCCCAGTTCCTCCGCTGGCAAAGACCCGCTAATGCGCTGGTGCGGGAGTGCCGCGCTGCGGTGCCGCGCTGCGGTGCTCGCGCATCCTAGCGCCTGCGATCCGGGGAGCTCTGGGTGAGCGGTAGAGCGTGGGTCAGAAAAATTACAACCCCAGCGCGCGCAGGATTGTTCCCAACTTGGCAGTTGTCTCCTCGAGTTCTTGCTGCGGATCGGACTGGGCAACGATACCGCCACCGGCCCATGCCCGGCCACGGGTACCGTCCTCTGACACCTCGGCGCAGCGGATAGCAACCATGAACTCGCCGTTTCCTTTCGCATCGGCCCAGCCGACAGTGCCCGCGTAAAAGTGGCGATCGGATTCCACATCGAGGATCATCTGGCGCGCGGCTTCCTCCGGGGTGCCACAGATCGCGGGTGTGGGGTGGACAGCGCGGGCAAGATCGAGTGCCGTGAGCGTTGGGTCGCTGAGTTTACCGCGTATGGGGGTAGCCAGGTGCCACACTTCGTTCGTGCTGGTCAGTTCCGGAGTGTCCGGGATAGTGAGAGACGAGGTGAGAGGTTCCAGCGACGCGCGGATGTCATCCACCACAAAGCGATGTTCCGCGAGATCTTTTGCCGATGCCAGCAGTCGGTTCGCTGCAGCCTGGTCCTCAACCGGATCTGCACTGCGCGGTGCGGTACCCGCCAGGGGGTAGCACGTGACTTCTGCGCCCTGCTTGCGTACGAGCACCTCAGGTGAACACCCAACAAGCCAGGATCCGCCAAGGTCAACGATGAAACCGTCATGGGATGACGACGTGGCAATGAGCCGTGCGGCGACAAGGCGTGGGTCAACCGGCTCGTCAAAGGCGATATCGACTGCGCGCGCCAGGACCACCTTGTCCAGGTTGCCACGTTTTAGTGCCTCCACAGCTGCGGTAACGCGAGCTAGATGTTCTTCAGGAGATGGGTCGAACCCGGCGATGTGCGCCTTGAGCGTAGATCCCTCGCCGGTGAGGTAGTACGGGTGGGGATGCAGCGATGTCTCCTCCCAGATCACGGACTTGGGAACTGTCAGTGCAGCAGGGGCGGAGGGATCGAAGGGGAGCGCCCCTACTATGAGCCCTGCCGTAGGTAGCGCGGCGATCGCCTCGTCAACGGACGTGTAAAAGGCTGCTCGTCCCTGGGTGCGGACGGAGCCGTGGACACGTGACAAGAGGAAGTCCGGGGCTGTGTGTGGTCTGGAAGGTCTGCTTGGTCGCATGATGAGAAATTGTAGCGGGTAGACTTTTAGACCATGTCTGATGTACGCGTTCGATTTTGTCCGTCCCCAACCGGCACGCCGCACGTTGGTATGGTGCGAACAGCACTTTTCAACTGGGGCTATGCCCGTCACACCGGTGGCAAACTGATTTTCCGCATCGAGGATACCGATGCTGCCCGCGATTCCGAGGAGAGCTACCAGGCGATTATCGAGTCACTGCAGTGGCTCGGGCTCGACTGGGATGAGGGGGTAGTAAAGGGTGGTCCTCATGAGCCCTACCGCCAGAGCCAGCGAGGTGACATCTACCTCGAAGTGCTGGAGAAGCTGAAGGAAACCGGATACGTCTACCCTGCTTACTCCACCAACGAAGAGGTTCAGGCTCGCCACAAGGCTGCCGGCCGTGACCCGCACCTGGGCTACGACAACTACGATCGTGATCTCACCGACGAACAGAAGGCTGCCTTCGAGGCAGAGGGACGCAAGCCTGTGTGGCGCTTCAAGATGCCCGAGCGTACCTGGACATGGAATGACATGGTGCGCGGAGAGATCTCCTTTGCCCCGGAGACGCAGCCCGACTACGTTGTCGCTCGTTCAGACGGATCCCCGCTGTACACAATGGTGAACCCCATCGACGACGCGATCATGGGGATCACCCACGTGCTCCGCGGCGAGGACATTCTTCCTTCCACGCCGCGCCAGCTCGCGCTGTACGAGGCGCTGAAAGAACTCGGGATTGCGAAGCAGACCCCGGAGTTCGGCCACCTCCCATTCGTCATGGGTGAAGGCAACAAGAAGCTGTCTAAGCGCGATCCGCAGTCGAACCTCTTCAACCATCGCGATGCGGGCATCATCCCTGAGGGGATGCTCAACTACCTGGCACTGCTCGGCTGGTCGCTGAAGGGGGACCAGGACATCTTTAGTGTCGATGAGTTCGTTAAGTCCTTCGACGTCCATGATGTTTTGGGGAACCCGGCCCGCTTTGACCAGAAGAAACTCGAAGCGATCAACGCCGACCACATCCGTATGCTTGACCCGAAGGACTTTGAGGAGCGCCTCAAGACCTTCCTTGCAGAGCACTACGATTTCCATCTGCCCGATGAAGACTTCGCCTTCGCCGCGACGCTGGTACAGACGCGCATCAAGACGCTTTCTGAGGCCTACGGTCTGCTCAAATTCCTTGTGATCGACGAGGACGAGTTCACCCTCGATGAGAAGGCAGCCCGCAAGAACCTCAAGAACGATGCGGTGCAGGCTCTCGCTGAATCTCTTGCTGCCCTTGAGCCCCTGGAGGAGTGGACGACGGAGAACATCGAGAAGGCGCTGTCGACGAGGCTTATCGACGAGCTGGAGCTCAAGCCACGTAAGGCTTACGGTGCCATCCGCGTAGCGACATCTGGTGAGGCTGTTTCTCCGCCTCTGTTCGAGTCTCTGGAGCTCCTTGGAAAGGAGCGCACGCTGGGGCGCATCAAGAAAGCTCAGACGGTCACTCCCTGGCAGGCTGAGGCGCAGCAGTAGGCAGAGAAGCCTTCGCGCATAAGCGTGTAAAAGCGTTCTTCACAACTGGCAGGCTCCTCGCACCTCAGGTGGATAGTTTCACCTGAGGCGCGAGGAGTTTTGCTAAATTCCGACGATGTCATTTTCGGCCGAATATCACACCCTAATACGAGCATTTACCTGGCGATTTGCTAGTAAACGGCGTTATGGTTATAGTTATCTGCGTTGCCGACGAGGAAGTCGGAAACAAATGGCCTATGGTGTAATTGGCAACACAGCGGTTTCTGGTACCGCCATTCTAGGTTCGAGTCCTGGTAGGCCAGCTCTTCATTTTCGGATGAAGTAAAAATAAATATGCCCCGTTCGTCTAGCGGCCTAGGACACCGCCCTCTCACGGCGGCGGCACGGGTTCAAATCCCGTACGGGGTACAGAGTTAAGGCAGTCAGTTTGTCACTGGCTGCCTTAGTTGTTTATTGGCGCGACGTGCATGGTATGACTGCCGGTGTGGGCTAGTGTGTGGCGCCGACCGGTGAAGAGCGTGACCCACTATTGAATTCCTTGCTGGTAGAGAGAACGCCAACTGGAACGGAAACGGCACTACGGTCTTCGCACGTTTTATTGTCAGGTATTTCTTTCGATTATTTCAGTCGGTCGCGATCAGCGAAGTTACTGTACTCGAAAGCGTGCTTTGGTCTCTCAGTAATTGTGAACAGCTTCAAGGAACCCCCGCAGTGATCGTTTCCTAGGGCGCGGGAGTAAGGATCATTACCGACCATCACGACTCCACCACGAGCCGATTGTTCCTTATACCGGGGTGAGGGGCGTGGGAGGGGGTTCGAGAGGGTTGGAGGGGGTACCCTCCCGGATTCTTCGCCGTGCGTTCAATGGTAGACGGTTTTACACTCTCAGTAACACATGGGAATGAGCACATCGGCGATGGAGAATCAGCCATTGTCGTGTACTCCCACCGTTGGATTACCCAATCGCATCGTCTCACATTGACCTTTTCGAGTAAGGAAAAAGAATGGTTGCTCTACATGGAACGTTCATTGGCGGAACACCCTTTTTGCCTGAGGGATATACATGGCCCAAAGGAAGATCTGGCCGGCCGCTGACCTTTGTTATCCAGGTTAATCTTGCTGATATTCCGACACTTGATGGCTACCCCTCACACGGGTTGCTGCAGCTCCTTACGGGAAATGATCTGTTTTTCGGCTCCGAAATTGAAGACACCTGCGATCTCGACAATCTTCGGAAGGATGCCGACGGCTGGGAACTGCGTTTCATCCCACGTATTCCCGGCACGGACTCTGCGGACCTTCCGCCTACTTCTCAGGATGCCATTCCTGCACCGAGTACCTTCGAGAGGTATCTGCCTTTCGTAAAAGAGGCAGATTATGTGTTTGAAAATCCGGTTGAACTCAACGGACGGCTGGCATCTTATCGTGGCAGCGAGCACTTCTTCGAGAAGGAAGAAGATGAACGCATGCGATTCCTTGATGAAGATGAGATGGAGTATGAGACCTGCTTTGTGGACTCAACTCCGGAGGTTGTGCAGTCGAGCGACAAGCTGTGTGTGGAGCTTGTTGACATTCTCGGTGAGGAAGAGGAGAGGGTATCCAATATCATCTTTGGCCCAGCCGGTACTTTTGCTAACGATCTCTTCTTTCCAGAGGGGTACACTCACCTTCTCAACCTGTCCACTGATAACTTTGACACGCTCATCTGGGGCGATTGCGGCACAGCGCACGTGTACGTCAGGGATGAGATTCTTGCTTATATGCGGCAGGAGAACGCTGAGCCACTCATTTTAGGCCCTCTTTCCTCTCTCGATGAGGCCCCCGGAAATCGTTTCGTGACAGAAAAAGAGCTACCTGTAATTTTTACGGTGGACTGTTTCTAAGAAATCCGCCCGAGACTGCACCATTGGGCTCTGACCTCATGCGTCTTTGAGACTGTCCACGTGCTCTACGAGCCGATGCCCCACCTAGATGCGTGGTTTTCCTCGCATCTGAGTGGGGCATTGTTTGTCGGAGGGTGTACGAGGCTTGTCGCAGGGTGTACGAGAGAGGGGGGAATTGGTTCTTGCGCTAGGAAGGGTTAGCCTCGGATTTGGCTCGGGTGGCGGTGATGGAGGGACCGGGCACTAGAGCAAAAAAATCGTGGCACGAAGATCGTGCCACGATTGAGGTATTCCTAGAAGTTACTTCTTGGAGATAGCGTCCTTGCCCTCGGCAACCTTGTCAGCAGCGTCTGCCTTGGAGGAGCCCTCAGCACCCTCGAAGGCGGAGCTGAGCTTGTCGAAGTTGGAGGAGAGGTTCTCGAAGTCGATGTCGCCGGAAGCGATGCCCTTGAGAGCCTTGATGATGGACTTTACAATGTTGAGAGTGGTGCTGAGATCCATGGATCTGGTCCTTCCTTTTCTTATGGGAATTTAAGGTTTCGCGCTACGTCTTTGTGGCGCGGTTTCTGATAGTAGCAGACAGCGTGTGGAGTTTGTCCAGCGCAACGCCCCATTCTTCTTTAAAGATATCACCTTAGCGCACATAAAGCCTTACTCTTAGTAAAAGTTAAGTTTTAGGGGGAAAGTTTTGTATTTTGGTATTCTCCCAGCTAATCGCGGAGCGGAAGGTGGATTTTGGGTGCCGGTCGGTTGTTTTTCTTATGTTCTACAAAGTTTCCGTACGGCAGAGGTGTGTACCCTACACCGGGGGTAATTAACGCAATCGGGCTGCTATTCGCAGGTGGATTTTGAGGGGTGTTGCTGAATGAGCGTGCCTATCCGCCTCTCACCCCGCGTTCTACGAGCGGACAGTAGAGGTGCTGCAAAGCCAAGTATTAACGGAGAGTTAACTGTTTAGGTCTGCGTAGGTAACTAACCGTTAACGTAATACGTTTAGGTTCACATTCATGGCTACGCTAATACCTGCGGTGAGCGAAAGGCCTGAGGTATCCGAAATATTCGCGCATAAGAAGCAACGTCCGCAATACAGCACCAAACAGATGCTGTTGGCGGCAGCGCTGGTGCTTCCGAACCTCATACTTCTGGTCATCTTCACCTACCGCCCTCTCATCGACAACATCAGGATCTCGTTCTATAACTGGAACATTTCCTCCCCGCGAATGAAGTTTGTGGGCTTGGATAACTACATTGAGTGGTTCACTGCCCCGGAGACAAAAACGGTTGTTTTCAACACTGCCGTGTTTACATTCTTCGCAGTGGCGGGTTCCATGATGATCGGACTTGCACTGGCGCTTTTGCTCGACCAAAAACTGTTCGGTCGGAGCGCGGTGCGATCCATGGTGTTTGCACCTTATGTTATTGCCGGCGCCGCCATCGGCGTTGCTTTCCAGTTTGTGTTCGACCCCAATTACGGACTCATCCAGTACTTCCTCGGTTGGTTCGGGATCGAATCACCAAACTTCTATCAAGAGTCCAAGTGGGCGCTGTTCATGATCACAACCACGTACGTGTGGAAGAACGTGGGCTACGTATTCGTCATTTACTTGGCTGCACTGCAGGGGCGCCGTAAGGATCTCGATGAGGCAGCGGAGATTGATGGAACTCCGCCGATGCGTCGCTTCTTCCGAGTTGTCATGCCTCAGTTGCGCGGGACGACATTTTTCCTGTCGATCACTGTGCTACTGAACTCCTTCCAAGTTTTTGACATCATCAACGCGATGACAAAGGGTGGGCCGTTCGGCTATGGCACCTCAACCATGGTCTTCCAGGTGTACCAGGAGACCTTCGTGAATAGCCGTGCCGGTTACGGTGCTGCCGTCGCCACGATCATGTTCCTTGTCGTTCTCGTTATCACCGCTATCCAGGTGTACTGCCAAGAAAAGGGGGATAAGTAAATGTCGAGCGCAATTGGTGTAGGCACAGGAGATGGCACCACCAGGCGCACGAAGCGCCGTCTGACCAGTGGACGTAAGCGCCAGCTCCCACTGCCGGAAGGCCCGAAGAAGAACCTGCCCCCAGTTCCAGGATCACAGGGAGAGGGCGAGCCCGTCATCACCGACGCGCAGCGGAAGCGTGTTGCGCGAGGCGGGGGAATGGAGCATACGTCCACGATTGCCAGGGTGTTCGGGTACATGGCGCTTGCTGCCACTGTCCTTGTCATCCTCGTGCCGCTGTACTTCATTGTTGTTACCTCGTTTAAGACATTCCAGGATGTCTACTCGGATCCAATTACTTTCTGGCCAAATCCTTTTGCCCCAGAGAACTATTCCTATGTGATGGAAACCTCAGGCTTCAACCTTTATCTGAGAAACTCTGTCATCATCACGGCGATACTCACCGTAGTGGAAGTCGGGCTGGGTGTGATGAGCGCCTATGCGTTTGCGTTCCTCAAGTTCCCCGGTCGCAACCTGCTTTTCATGCTCGTCATTGCGACGCTCATGGTGCCGAACCAGATCACGATCATTTCAAACTATGCGCTGGTCGCCTCCCTCGGTTGGCGTAACACATTCGCCGGTGTGATCATCCCGCTTGCCGGCGTTGCTTTTGGCACGTTCCTCATGCGTAACCATTTCATGAGTCTGCCGAAGGAAATCATGGAAGCTGCCGAAATGGATGGTGCTGGATTTTTTACCACGCTGTTCAAGGTTGTCCTGCCGATGAGCTGGCCGACGTTGTCGGCGTTTGTCCTCATTACGGTTGTCGGTGAATGGAACCAGTACTTGTGGCCATTCCTTATCACTGACACCGCGGCGACTGCTCCACTTCCTGTTGGCCTTACACGCCTGCAGGATGCCGAGGGCCTCACCAACTGGGGACCAGTTATGGCGGGCACTGTGCTCACCACCGTCCCCATGCTCGTTGCCTTCCTATTGTTGCAGAAGAAGATGATCAAGGGCTTGACCGCAGGCGCGGTCAAGGGCTAGATCACAGAGCCTTGTTCCGGAAAACAATCCTGTATCGCAGAACAGAGACTCTGCCGGACAACAAAGACCGTCCCCATCAACAAGACAACCCCTGGAAACACATCCCTTTTCCTGCCGGCGCGTGTCGCACCGTCAGATAACACACCTCATTCAAGGAGAATCACAATGAACCCGCTCAACATTGAAATCAGCCGTCGTAAGGCTCTCGGACTCGGCGTCATGGGCGCAACCGCCCTCGGACTGGCATCCTGCGCTGGTGGTAGCACCAGTGCCGCCGGTGGTGGCGGACAAGAAGGAAACGGCACGCTGCAGTTCTGGTCCAACCACCCCGCTAGCTCCAAGGATATGGAGCAGGAGATGATTGATGCCTTCATGGCGGAAAACCCGGATATTCCCGTCGAGCTTGTGAGCGCAGGCGCCAACTACGAGGAGCTCGCTCAGAAGTTCAACGCAGCTCTTGCCGGCGGAGACCTGCCGGACGTCATTGTCGCTAGCGACGTGACCTGGTTTAACTTCGCCTTCAACGAGGCCACCACTCCGCTGGATGACCTGTGGAAGGAAGTAGGAACCGACCAGGATAGCTACGTAGACACCCTCCGCGAGGACTATGCCTACGATGGCAAGCACTACGGCGTTCCATACTGCCGCTCCACCTGCCTCATGTACTTCAACACGGACATTCTGGCTAAGGCGGGCCTTCCCACAGATCGTGGGCCGAAGACGTGGCAGGAGTTCGCAGAGTGGGCACCCAAGCTCGTAGAAGCCAACGGCGGCAAGCCGGCGGTTGTCGTGCCCGATGGTTCGAACTACCTTGACTGGTACTTCCAGGGCATGATCTGGACCTTTGGTGGTGCCTACTCCAAGGAGTGGGAGCCCACGTTTACGGATCCGAAGTCCATCGAGGCGGGAGAGTTCCTCAAGGAAATGGTGGGGAAGAGGTACATCGACGTTCAAACCGATCCCACTGTGCAGTTCGGCGCAGGTAACGCCGCAGGTTTGTTGGAGTCCACAGGCTCGCTGCAAGGCCTGAACAAGACGGCCACCATTCCGTTCATCACCACCTACCTCCCGGGGCCGACCCCGGGCTGCCCGACTGGCGGTGCCGGCCTCGCCGTGGCCAACGGTATTTCTGATGAGCGTAAGCGCAACGCCGTAAAGTTCATCGACTTCATGACAAACGTAGAAAACACGGTGAAGTTCTCCCAGGCCACAGGCTACATGCCCGTACGCAAGGAAGCTATTGAGCATCCAGACGAGAAGGCGTACCTGAAGGACAACCCCAACGCCCAAACAGCGATCAAGCAGCTCGCTGAGAACACCGCTCCGCAGGATTACGCCCGCGTTTTCGTGCCCGGTGGCGGAGCCCGCATCGGCGGTGCGCTCGATCGCATCACCGTGGGACAGGAAGATGTCACCGCTGTGTTTGAGGATCTTCAGAAGGAAACCCAGAAGACCATCGACCAGCAGATCACGCCGTTCCTCTAAGCCCAGGTACGACAAAGGGAA includes:
- a CDS encoding ABC transporter substrate-binding protein — translated: MNPLNIEISRRKALGLGVMGATALGLASCAGGSTSAAGGGGQEGNGTLQFWSNHPASSKDMEQEMIDAFMAENPDIPVELVSAGANYEELAQKFNAALAGGDLPDVIVASDVTWFNFAFNEATTPLDDLWKEVGTDQDSYVDTLREDYAYDGKHYGVPYCRSTCLMYFNTDILAKAGLPTDRGPKTWQEFAEWAPKLVEANGGKPAVVVPDGSNYLDWYFQGMIWTFGGAYSKEWEPTFTDPKSIEAGEFLKEMVGKRYIDVQTDPTVQFGAGNAAGLLESTGSLQGLNKTATIPFITTYLPGPTPGCPTGGAGLAVANGISDERKRNAVKFIDFMTNVENTVKFSQATGYMPVRKEAIEHPDEKAYLKDNPNAQTAIKQLAENTAPQDYARVFVPGGGARIGGALDRITVGQEDVTAVFEDLQKETQKTIDQQITPFL
- a CDS encoding fumarylacetoacetate hydrolase family protein, whose amino-acid sequence is MRFARIATKESMSFSTVDGEEQNLTFRAIAGHPFEEPEYTGKEFRPDEVKLLAPMLPSKIVLIEDNHGDGEPNFLLKPPTAVIGPGAPIRIPAAAMGAAFEGQLALVIGKPCKDVAAADWRSAVFGATILNDVSAVGLDTPGEQAVRARAFDTFCPVGPWIDTDLESLNVEDTEVIGHVTRGEEKTTYEEASTSSIVWSFGEMIEYVSHTMTLLPGDIIATGLPVKQHQLAAGDTVTIEVEGLGQLRNRVL
- a CDS encoding 3-isopropylmalate dehydrogenase, whose translation is MRLAVIGGDGIGPEVTAEALKVLKTVRDDVEVTDFDLGAKRYLATGDLLTDADLAALREHDAILLGAVGAPGEVAPGVLERGLLLKLRFELDHFVNLRPAKLYPTSPSPLKDPGEIDFVVVREGTEGLYCGNGGTLRHRTPHEVASEVSQNTRYGVERVVRDAFERAMKRRKKLTLVHKMNVLVNAGGLWKRTVDEVAKEYPEVEVDYNHIDAATIYMVTNPERYDVIVTDNLFGDILTDLAGAITGGIGLAASGNIDATRTNPSMFEPVHGSAPDIAGKGIADPRAAILSVAMLLEHLGDDENAQRVRDAVAHDVETRPAGEVKTAEVGDTIAAALA
- a CDS encoding DUF1963 domain-containing protein, which translates into the protein MVALHGTFIGGTPFLPEGYTWPKGRSGRPLTFVIQVNLADIPTLDGYPSHGLLQLLTGNDLFFGSEIEDTCDLDNLRKDADGWELRFIPRIPGTDSADLPPTSQDAIPAPSTFERYLPFVKEADYVFENPVELNGRLASYRGSEHFFEKEEDERMRFLDEDEMEYETCFVDSTPEVVQSSDKLCVELVDILGEEEERVSNIIFGPAGTFANDLFFPEGYTHLLNLSTDNFDTLIWGDCGTAHVYVRDEILAYMRQENAEPLILGPLSSLDEAPGNRFVTEKELPVIFTVDCF
- a CDS encoding isochorismate synthase, giving the protein MRPSRPSRPHTAPDFLLSRVHGSVRTQGRAAFYTSVDEAIAALPTAGLIVGALPFDPSAPAALTVPKSVIWEETSLHPHPYYLTGEGSTLKAHIAGFDPSPEEHLARVTAAVEALKRGNLDKVVLARAVDIAFDEPVDPRLVAARLIATSSSHDGFIVDLGGSWLVGCSPEVLVRKQGAEVTCYPLAGTAPRSADPVEDQAAANRLLASAKDLAEHRFVVDDIRASLEPLTSSLTIPDTPELTSTNEVWHLATPIRGKLSDPTLTALDLARAVHPTPAICGTPEEAARQMILDVESDRHFYAGTVGWADAKGNGEFMVAIRCAEVSEDGTRGRAWAGGGIVAQSDPQQELEETTAKLGTILRALGL
- the gltX gene encoding glutamate--tRNA ligase, with protein sequence MSDVRVRFCPSPTGTPHVGMVRTALFNWGYARHTGGKLIFRIEDTDAARDSEESYQAIIESLQWLGLDWDEGVVKGGPHEPYRQSQRGDIYLEVLEKLKETGYVYPAYSTNEEVQARHKAAGRDPHLGYDNYDRDLTDEQKAAFEAEGRKPVWRFKMPERTWTWNDMVRGEISFAPETQPDYVVARSDGSPLYTMVNPIDDAIMGITHVLRGEDILPSTPRQLALYEALKELGIAKQTPEFGHLPFVMGEGNKKLSKRDPQSNLFNHRDAGIIPEGMLNYLALLGWSLKGDQDIFSVDEFVKSFDVHDVLGNPARFDQKKLEAINADHIRMLDPKDFEERLKTFLAEHYDFHLPDEDFAFAATLVQTRIKTLSEAYGLLKFLVIDEDEFTLDEKAARKNLKNDAVQALAESLAALEPLEEWTTENIEKALSTRLIDELELKPRKAYGAIRVATSGEAVSPPLFESLELLGKERTLGRIKKAQTVTPWQAEAQQ
- a CDS encoding carbohydrate ABC transporter permease, producing MATLIPAVSERPEVSEIFAHKKQRPQYSTKQMLLAAALVLPNLILLVIFTYRPLIDNIRISFYNWNISSPRMKFVGLDNYIEWFTAPETKTVVFNTAVFTFFAVAGSMMIGLALALLLDQKLFGRSAVRSMVFAPYVIAGAAIGVAFQFVFDPNYGLIQYFLGWFGIESPNFYQESKWALFMITTTYVWKNVGYVFVIYLAALQGRRKDLDEAAEIDGTPPMRRFFRVVMPQLRGTTFFLSITVLLNSFQVFDIINAMTKGGPFGYGTSTMVFQVYQETFVNSRAGYGAAVATIMFLVVLVITAIQVYCQEKGDK
- a CDS encoding carbohydrate ABC transporter permease translates to MSSAIGVGTGDGTTRRTKRRLTSGRKRQLPLPEGPKKNLPPVPGSQGEGEPVITDAQRKRVARGGGMEHTSTIARVFGYMALAATVLVILVPLYFIVVTSFKTFQDVYSDPITFWPNPFAPENYSYVMETSGFNLYLRNSVIITAILTVVEVGLGVMSAYAFAFLKFPGRNLLFMLVIATLMVPNQITIISNYALVASLGWRNTFAGVIIPLAGVAFGTFLMRNHFMSLPKEIMEAAEMDGAGFFTTLFKVVLPMSWPTLSAFVLITVVGEWNQYLWPFLITDTAATAPLPVGLTRLQDAEGLTNWGPVMAGTVLTTVPMLVAFLLLQKKMIKGLTAGAVKG